Proteins from one Loktanella sp. M215 genomic window:
- a CDS encoding oligopeptide/dipeptide ABC transporter ATP-binding protein — translation MPLLSINNLSVTFDGQDGPVHAVNDLSLSIDKGQTLGIVGESGSGKSQTAFSIMGLLASNGRTSGSVKFDGQELLGATQKQLNQLRARRIAMIFQDPMTSLNPYMRISDQMAEVLTLHQGMSKRDAVTECVRMLDAVKIPAAAERIRLHPHEFSGGMRQRVMIAMSLLCRPDLLIADEPTTALDVTVQAQIMDLLNDLQREFGMATILITHDLGVVAGFCERVLVMYGGRVMEQAPTDPLFATPTHPYTRGLLGAVPRVDDENAIMTAIPGNPPNMAAPPEGCPFRPRCDFAGDDCRVMPPLVPFDGARARACHRPVAEVAA, via the coding sequence ATGCCCCTGCTGAGTATCAACAACCTGTCGGTCACTTTCGACGGGCAGGACGGTCCCGTCCATGCGGTGAACGACCTGTCCCTGTCCATCGACAAGGGGCAGACGCTGGGCATCGTCGGCGAAAGCGGATCGGGCAAGTCCCAGACCGCGTTTTCCATCATGGGCCTGCTGGCGTCGAACGGCCGCACCTCTGGGTCGGTCAAATTCGACGGGCAGGAATTGCTGGGCGCCACGCAAAAGCAGCTGAACCAGCTGCGCGCGCGGCGCATCGCGATGATCTTTCAGGACCCGATGACGTCCCTGAACCCCTACATGCGCATCTCCGACCAGATGGCAGAGGTGCTGACCCTGCATCAGGGCATGTCCAAGCGGGACGCCGTGACCGAATGTGTGCGGATGCTGGACGCGGTCAAGATCCCGGCGGCGGCGGAACGTATCCGCCTTCATCCCCACGAATTTTCGGGCGGGATGCGCCAGCGCGTGATGATCGCGATGTCGCTGCTCTGCCGTCCCGACCTGCTGATCGCGGACGAGCCGACGACGGCGCTGGACGTGACCGTGCAGGCGCAGATCATGGACCTGCTGAACGACTTGCAGCGTGAATTCGGCATGGCGACGATCCTGATCACCCACGACCTTGGCGTCGTCGCAGGCTTCTGCGAACGCGTGCTGGTCATGTATGGCGGCCGCGTGATGGAACAGGCGCCGACCGATCCCCTGTTCGCCACGCCGACCCATCCCTATACCCGCGGTCTGCTGGGTGCCGTGCCGCGCGTCGATGACGAGAATGCGATCATGACCGCGATCCCCGGCAACCCGCCCAACATGGCCGCCCCGCCCGAAGGCTGCCCGTTCCGCCCGCGCTGCGACTTTGCCGGCGACGACTGCCGCGTGATGCCCCCCCTGGTGCCGTTCGACGGCGCCCGCGCCCGCGCCTGTCACCGCCCGGTGGCGGAGGTCGCCGCATGA
- a CDS encoding ABC transporter permease subunit, translating to MVATTENNPATAHVTKGRSPWADARRRFFRNKAAMFGLILLVCVALFALFGGLLSQWSNEELDYNVMGQVAELGAPSIASGHYFGTDDLGRDLFARTVQGTQISLAVGVVGALIAIIVGTLYGATAGYVGGRVDGFMMRLVDILMAVPYMFVLILLLVMYGRSITILFVGVGLISWMDMSRIVRGQTLSLKGREYVEAARATGVSAPVIILRHIVPNLLGVIVVYATLLVPLMILTESFISFLGLGVQEPMTSLGALISEGAGTIAYGTTWQLGFPLLFFVLTLFGFFFVGDGLRDALDPKDR from the coding sequence ATGGTCGCCACAACCGAGAATAATCCCGCGACGGCCCATGTGACCAAGGGCCGCTCGCCCTGGGCCGACGCCCGTCGCCGGTTTTTCCGCAACAAGGCCGCGATGTTCGGGCTGATCCTGCTGGTTTGCGTGGCCCTCTTCGCGCTGTTCGGCGGCCTGCTGTCGCAATGGTCGAACGAGGAGCTGGATTACAACGTCATGGGGCAGGTGGCCGAACTGGGCGCGCCCTCCATCGCGTCGGGGCATTACTTCGGCACCGACGATCTGGGCCGCGACCTCTTTGCGCGGACCGTGCAGGGGACGCAGATCTCCCTTGCCGTCGGCGTCGTGGGCGCGCTGATCGCGATCATCGTCGGCACGCTTTACGGGGCCACGGCAGGCTACGTCGGGGGCCGCGTCGATGGCTTCATGATGCGGCTGGTCGATATCCTGATGGCCGTCCCCTACATGTTCGTGCTGATCCTGTTGCTGGTCATGTATGGCCGGTCGATCACCATCCTCTTCGTCGGCGTCGGGCTGATTTCATGGATGGACATGTCGCGCATCGTGCGCGGCCAGACCCTGTCCCTGAAAGGCCGCGAATATGTCGAGGCGGCGCGCGCCACCGGAGTCTCTGCCCCCGTCATCATCCTGCGCCATATCGTGCCGAACCTGCTGGGCGTGATCGTGGTCTATGCGACGCTGCTGGTGCCGCTGATGATCCTGACGGAAAGCTTCATCTCGTTCCTCGGCCTTGGCGTGCAGGAACCGATGACATCGCTGGGTGCGCTGATTTCCGAAGGGGCGGGCACCATCGCCTATGGCACGACGTGGCAGCTGGGCTTTCCGCTGCTGTTCTTCGTGCTGACGCTGTTCGGCTTCTTCTTCGTGGGCGACGGCCTGCGCGACGCCCTCGACCCCAAGGATCGCTGA